The sequence below is a genomic window from Sceloporus undulatus isolate JIND9_A2432 ecotype Alabama chromosome 5, SceUnd_v1.1, whole genome shotgun sequence.
AGAAGCTGTCGATGCGGCACTTTGGCGTAGGAGCCACATGGAGAGTGGCCATCTTCCCTGAGGAGACACAAAGCGGGTCAGAGGAGAAATTGGAGCAGATGTTTCAAGGCTGCTCACAGCCTCTCTCCACCCAACCAGTCTTCCCTATGCGCCTCAGGGTTGCCTCCTCTAGGCCTCTCCGCTTAAGCAGATTAAACCGcgtgcactttttaaataaaagaacctGCCATGTGTGAGTTTTGCAGTTATTTTCTAACCAGCGAGAATGGTCACTCGCATTTTGTtattcaaacacacatacacgaaaaacacattttcccctttggaaattaagacagaaatcttagctacaGGGCCTGTTCCCAGATTTAAGGTGAAACAAGcagattattccttctcacttatttAAGGGGACAGGATAAGGGACATTTCCTGTATATACTCGaccataagttgacctcatgtacaagttgaaggcaggttttgggggcaacattatggattttgatggcgggatacagaccacccaaaaagggcggtctcccacctCCCTGGTTTGCTGTGCGAAGAAGTCACAGCGGACAAATGgcgcggctccctcacacagcaaaaagaacctgcaaaaagcgggttctttatgcggtgcagttgtgacaccacagtgcaccaatggcgcacttgcggtgtcacaatgatgccgggatgtgcggacgctaggcgtctgtcacatcaaaatggcagcgcctgtatgtacagggcgccaccattttgacgccctcgtcacgtgcaaagTACGAGTAGCGCCTGGAAGCACCGCCCCCACACGTAATGACAGCACCCCGTAGGGCCCGTCTGTATAGCGccgatatgacctgtggataagttgagagtaaaaattagcagcatgtaacaaaggatgtaaaggatgaagcaaagaaaaacgatgctaaaaatctttttaaatgttgacatgcgcaactgtttgtgctcacccaaaaagctggatggatgagacagtagagaggttgatgcttcttttaggtgctctgagaagagattaagctctcacctttcactggggcatatttccttttttgataagtacagtacttattttgacctgtgaataagtctacccaggttttttgagtcaatttttttaattaaaatttctacttatacatgagtatatacagtaatatagcATGCTTGCTTGCAGCCAGATGGTGGGTGCAGAGCAGAAGGTGAGCCCTGGCTAAATGACTGCAAGGGATGGAGAAAGATATccaaggcggtttacagaccgcccctttggggtggcctgttcctgcccctttccccgccggattggggcctcagctgccacagcagcagcttctgaggccccgatccgctgctttccaggccccaaggacacccaacggcggtggggacaaaaagaaagggggcacttggcccctttctgctttgtgtcgatggcgcagccatctaaaggctgcgcccagcgacgcaaagctggaaggagcctCTGGTGAGGCTTTGAAAGTTGCGGCAACAAATCGGCTAAGCCTTTCAAATTGCTGCAAGCTGCTGCTGTCCTAGTTGAGATGGAGATCTGCACCCAAACCCTTTCTTCTTGCTTGGAGATGAGCATATCCAAACTGGAGGATTCACCCCTTCTCTCCCATCTGAAAataacccatgaaaactggagactcagggccagggCCACAGATCTAGGAAATGACCTTTAATGGGCATGGTTGTTCTGTTATCCTTATTATGTTTTCAATGTTTCTAAACTCTTTAAAttttatgctatttttaaaagttgaatttgTGATTTAATACTTGTTTTTAACCTTTATAATGATTAGGATTcggctgtgtgtgtttttaacctACATTGTAGCTGCCTGTTATACattgggaggggggaaaagggccaaaaattaaaagcagtgaGGACTAGAGTTGCAGTTAGGGTCTGATTTTAGTGTAGTGTCCCTTTCATGGGgatggaattcagagacatggccatgttagtctgggatatcagcatgcaaaagggtcttgtagcacccttgagactaactgtatgaaagaagttgtagcataagcgtTTGCAGACTTGGtcagcttcctcagatgcaaggagtgaagtgttgcccaggaaggactATGTGAATAGCCACAGAAATGCAAGTTTTGTAGGTATGGTGAAgatgacaagttcaattttaacaatggtcattgaaggatcaaggcaggaaggaagatgttgcctaagggcaagctgactggatggccctatgaATGGTGGAGGGGGTTTTGGAATGTGGTCTGTGCAGGCTCTGGCCCGACTGATGGAGAATATAGGGGGACTATGACTTTTTTAGGCACATCCTGGTGCATGAATATTAAACCAAGGAAGTGGCTCACAAGTAGACCTTTGGTCTAGTGCAGGGGTCCCTGCAGGTTCCCATACCCATGTGCCCACCTACCCATCTGCCACCCATAGTTGAAGCTGGAGGTGACCGGAAATGTGTACTTGTCCTCTGGGTTGACAAGAAGCCGGGTCTTCAAGTAGCGGTAACGCCCTTCATCCTCGTGGGAGATGCCCTGGTACAAGAGGGCCCTCACTTCCCGAGGCACTGGCCTCATCTCAGCCTCCAAGATCATGGTGTCCAGTCCGGTCAGGTCACGCTCCCGGGCTGGCACCCGAGGAGAGGGAGGCGGGGGAGGAGATTTGGGCTTCACAGGCGGAGGAGCCTTGACCGAAGGGAGCCGGAGGGTGTTGTCAATGGCCCTCTTGTGCCGTTCCCGCTGGCTGGCCTGCTTGGCCTTGACAATGGCCCCATACTTCTGGTGCCACTTGTAGCGGAGCATCATCTCCTTCCCGTACTCCTCTTTCCAGAAATTCTGTTGGAGTGAGTCCATATTCAATGGCCGTGCCATGGCTGGGCAGGGGAAGGACTTGGCACTGCCCAGCACTCGACCCAATCAATATGATCACTCCCTCGAACACCCCACACCTATTCCCCTCACTTGTTCTCAAATGACCAGTGGTCAAGGAATTTACAGGTAACGTTTGACCTTCTGAGGGTCTCTGGTGGCTACTAAGACTTGAATAACCATCACATCACAGTAGCTTCAGGATCCTCTTATGAGGTCACaggccagcctcctcctcctttggtggAGCTGAAGCACACTGAACCataacagccatgtttaaatatatgaaaaaatgccatgtggaagaaaaaaaacttgttttctactgcttcagAGACTCGGGCATGGAATAATAGATacgagctacaggaaaagagattccacctcaacattaagaagaacttcttcagggtaagagctgctcaacagaagatgctgctgccttggagaactgtggagtctctttctttggaagtcttaaaaacagaggctggattgccattggtcaggagtgctttgattgtgtctgcctacatggcagaatggagttggatgtcccttggggtctcttcctgctttatgattctatggaatatttgaaaggatgtcatattaagaaTGGAACAATCttatttcctgctgctccagatattAGGGCacagatcaatggattcaaactacaggaaaagagattccacttcaatattaaGATCTTCCTAACAATaaaagctgtttggcagtggaagatgctgctgcctcagagtggtggagtctcctcctttggagattttttaagcagaggctggatggccatctaagagtgttttctgtattcctgcatggcacaagggGCTGGACTcatccaactcttatgattctatgacattgaggcacagggagggaaggaaactgCTGAGAAGCCCAGAGCTATTTTGACCTCCGTCAATAGGCCATCTTGACTTGTTAGCAGCGAATAAAGGCCTAGTTTGCTACACAGAAATAGCGCACAGGTGAGATactgactggcatcctgttaagaAACACAGGTAGGCTACATCCACCTTACACCTACATAAGTATTTGCATGAATGGTTGCAGAAGTTGggattcccttcctccctccacaaCATACAACCCAAGCCCTTCTCCAGACTCACCATTGCACTGTGAGAGCCCTCCTGAACATTCATTCCATGACCACTGGAGAGTagagatcagagaagcatctgccTATGTCCCCTTAGCCAGATGCAGGGCAATGGCATCGTCTGCTGACTTCTCCAGAGGACACTGGCGGAAGATGTCCTCCCTCTGCATTTGACTAGGGGGATATACTATACGCTTCTCCAATGCTCACCCACTCTCCACTGTTTGGGAGGGACTATCACAAGACAACCAGGAGTCTTGGTGTGCTGACAGGGGAGCTATAGCAGACTCCCACATGTAGGACTTGTACACTACATTTGACCATGTATGACAGAGGCAGGCAAATGTTTGTGGCCCCAGGAACCCTGTTTCAAAATTActgttaaaaaatattattaatttccTCCAAAGTGCCCTCTATGGGGGTATTTCCACCATATTCATTGGGGCAGGGGCAAGCTAGACGCAGAAGCAGTCTTTCTGAAACAATTAACAAGAAGTGACTTCCATTCTTTCTccaatgttaaaagaaaaaaaaaatgtctctTCTAAATCCTCACAGCCCAGAAAGACACCACTATACTGGCTCTTGTTTGGTTTTCGCTTAGTTCCAATTACACACAGACATACGTtcatagacagatagatagaaacTAAGACCAAActaaaaattcatgtttaaaaaacatatgGAGAAGACCTTTCCCTTTTGTAACTACCTTCCCAGCATCTCAGCCATCTCAGTTCAGTAATCAAAGATAGCAAATGAATGAGACTGTCTTTATTGAATCCTGTTATTTGTAACTGAACAGGTCCATTCAAAGGAAactggaaatataaataatattagcCATTATTACAGCATGTGTGTGACCTTGGAAAAAGCAACAAGTCACAACAAGGGCCTCCACTGAATATTGTTGAGAGAACAACTATCATCACAGCAATTCTTCCCCAGCAGAATTTCTGCAAGAAACAAAACAGTAATTCCACCTTGTAGGAGGAAAGGAACATGGATATAAATAGTAAAGGGATGCAAAGATACCCTGGGGTATGAGGGTTTGGATGGCCAACCATCAGGAGAACAAATGAGGGGGAACATTTTCTGGCATGGAACCAATTCAAAGAGTTTCGCTTGGACACCTACAGTCTCCAAGACCCCAGCTCCATCCTCTCTGGGAACATATGCTTGGCTGTTGAGTTAAGATCTGGCTTCACAAACTTGGGGCAGGGTCATGGATTAGGCCATAGAACACTTTGcaagatggagaaaaaaatggggtatgaagaagcaaaaaattaaattaatgatattttccgTATCTCTGACTGTCAATTTAAAGGGAATATATACCCTCTGAGTGTCTATttgtgggaggggggaaagggagaagagaaaaaagtatattatgtattatagATCATATAATTTGAACTGTGCACTATGtaaataataaagatttttttaaaaaagaaagaaagctgccaGGGAATCCCAGCACCATCTGAAGGAAGATGGAGCTGATAATTCATTAGAAGAAGCCAAGGCTCCCCTTTCCTCTACCACAAGGATGGGTGACACGTAGGCTTCTGATGAGCCCTGGCCAGCCTAACCAATAGTGcaggatcatgggagttgcagtcaacaacatctggaaggctgaacTTTTCCCATCCCTACTGGACTGAGAAATCCACACTGTAGACATCTTTTGTGTGATGGGTACAAGGGCAATGGCAGGTTATATGGCGGTACCAAGACtagttaaaaaaaggaaatgaagacaAGGTCAGAGATGAACATCCAGCTGCTGCCAAAACAACTTCCAATGTCATATGCAAGCAAAGACAAACACACAAACTGCAGGAATGCTGATCACCCACTTTGCTGGAACCAGAAAACTCCAGTACAGTTGAGATCCCAGACTTTAGAGGACAGGAGGAAGTGAAAGGTAATATTGACAGTAATCACACCAAAGCAAAGGGGAGGCAGAGCTCTTTTATGAGATGACACTAAGAGAGCAGCAACAGCTGACCAGGAAAGAGAGGCACCCGTCTTCCATCTATCGCAAGTCCTCTGCTGTGAACATGCCCTTGGCACGGCGCAGGATGGAGTCCTTGGAAGCGTCGTAGGGGTGCTCCTTGGAAGGGATTTCCAGCACAGCCGGGATGGACTTGGTGTGAGCGTCAATCACGTGGCGGATCATCTCTGCGATGTACTGGTTGATGAGAACGATGCCAATGTCCTCGCGGTTCAAGAAGCtcctggagggagagaggaaaaggacaATGGCTAGTAGTCTTCTAGACagggccttctccatggctgccctgaggatgttttactgttttaagtgctttttgccattttaaagtgtatgctttaagttgtttttaatacTGATAATAGTTTTGAGTCTGTTCTGATGTTGAATCTTCCTGTGTCCTTAACTATATagtgtccctccacatttgctgccgTTAGGTGTGAAAGATcgccgtgaatgtggaaaaaatgcaaatgaaataaaaacactattcttttacctaagagaacacctccctGGGAGTctccaggccctccagtgcaactccatggtcaacatctgccagaagttaatcccagaggttgatcacagaatcatgctggaggacctgcaaatgcctagagaagtgtttccactaggaacttctaggttctccaacacaaccctatggtcaacatccagcagaactatgctggaggacttagtgattcatagagagaacacattaataaaaacagcaaataatctaatctgcaaaagtcaaagctgcaaatatggatggccaactgtattgtAATCATCTCAAGTTGCAAGCTTCATGGAGTCCCAGCTATGAAGGAtccagacaagatcctgaaatgtaaacgTATGATCACTTAATAATAACGTTAGGGTTGTCCTTGCcgtcatatttcccatttctatgtatggctgtaaaaactgaacagtgaagaaaactgataggaggAGAACTcactcatttgagatttggtgccaAAAAGGGGTTTTACAGACACCACGGACCAATAGAAGGTGAGGAAGTAGTGAGTGGGTTATGGATGAAATGGCATGTCATAATTATGAGtgtaatttaattgtgttttgttttacttaAGTGTATAAAGAAATGGATATCTGGAATATTATTGGGGGCTGAATGTTTATGGgaattgaatgtattttatatgagTTTGTCTTTTATTCTTGAAAAAAACCTgataataaaaactttttaaaaaacactagaCCATGCTTGTTGTCACCACTGCGGAAAAAGAAATGTCCCTATCACCCGACCAAGGCACAAGTCACAGGAATGCCCAGTAGCAGAACCCAATAGAGGAAGTGCTTTTATTCCACCCAAAAGCAGAAGTGGAAGCTCTGATCTTGAGGCACAAAGTCTGGTTAACCAAAGGAGGGCATTTCAGATATCCGCTTGGATGGAAGTGCCTGTCCTCCACCCAAGTCAACCTCAGATAGATTTcagcatggtttttttttctgcacctcaagagagagaaacaaatcacagaatcatagcgctggaagagactacagggGCCATGCGGTctggccccattctgccatgcaggaactcacaatcgaagcacccctgacagatgcccatccagcctctgtttaaaaaccgccAAAGGAGAGGACTCCACCATGTTCCACTGAGGCAGcatctttcactgtcaaacagctctttctgtcagaggttcctcctaatgttgaggtggcatctcttttcctgaagattgcatccattgctccaggacaccccttcaaatagaattcaaagatacagccatgttagtctgtagaatcagtacatagaaagatcttgtagcccctttgagactaactgaaagaaataagttggcagcatgagcttttgcagactgaagtctacttcctcagatgcttttgcaaacaaacaagtctacttctgaggaagtaggctgaagtttaCGAAACCTCATGcttgcaatttctttctttcagttactctcaaaggggctacaagatctctctatgtactgattctacagactaacatggctatatctttgaatcccttcaaatacttaaacagggctatcatctcacctcttgaccgtctcttctccaggctaaacatacccagtgtctctcctcatagggcttcatggtttccaggcccttcaccattttagtcgccctcctttggacacatggctccagtttctcaacatcctttttgaattgtggttcccaaaactagacacagtattccaggtggggcctgaccagagcagaatagagtgggact
It includes:
- the ATP6V1F gene encoding V-type proton ATPase subunit F, producing the protein MAGRGKLIAVLGDEDTVTGFLLGGVGELDKHRRPNFLVVEKETALAEIEEAFRSFLNREDIGIVLINQYIAEMIRHVIDAHTKSIPAVLEIPSKEHPYDASKDSILRRAKGMFTAEDLR
- the ATP6V1FNB gene encoding protein ATP6V1FNB — encoded protein: MARPLNMDSLQQNFWKEEYGKEMMLRYKWHQKYGAIVKAKQASQRERHKRAIDNTLRLPSVKAPPPVKPKSPPPPPSPRVPARERDLTGLDTMILEAEMRPVPREVRALLYQGISHEDEGRYRYLKTRLLVNPEDKYTFPVTSSFNYGWQMGKMATLHVAPTPKCRIDSFYRKNGAFSLLHPRDVAL